In a genomic window of Heterodontus francisci isolate sHetFra1 chromosome 21, sHetFra1.hap1, whole genome shotgun sequence:
- the LOC137381160 gene encoding uncharacterized protein, whose product MTLESEEGACKNTCEQDKGQYQGVFKVYSWKEDIQGKSSVTGGKGSPAGLYHAIYEEIENIPPGKDSYQIRRSATDSIESLNQIEYYTSYSLGDTDPGSEYPEGNISRIRGLVPGDYDDVQTGAIDTQDGHLLLDSVPDDLFTLTSAGGDLSTIICNSQTRTETALLVPSNPENNEDVHCDTFTAADIPPMTGSDCAVQHLTSA is encoded by the exons ATGactttggagagcgaagagggggcatgcaaaaatacttgtgagcaagataaaggacaataccAAGGAGTTTTTAAAGTATATTCATGGAAAGAGGAtatccagggaaaga gttctgtcactggtggcaagggttcaccggctggtttgtaccatgcaatttatgaagagattgagaatattccacctggcaaggattcctatcagatccggcgttcag ctactgattccattgagtccctcaatcagattgaatattacaccagttacagtttgggtgacacggatcctggatcagaatatCCTGAAGGGAACATCTCTAGAATtcggg gtctggtccccggtgattatgatgatgttcagactggagccattgacactcaggatggtcacttgttgctggacagtgttcctgatgatctcttcacactgacaagtgccggcggtgatctctccactatca TATGCAACTCCCAGACCCGCACTGAAACAGCTTTGCTGGTTCCCTCcaatcctgaaaacaatgaggatgttcactgtgacacgttcacagcagcagacattccaccaatgacgggcagtgactgtgcggttcaacatcttacatctgcaTAA